The following coding sequences are from one Sphaeramia orbicularis chromosome 11, fSphaOr1.1, whole genome shotgun sequence window:
- the ldlrap1a gene encoding low density lipoprotein receptor adapter protein 1a isoform X1 has translation MDALRSAGRAIIRSPSMAKQSWTAGRHRKLPENWTDTRETILEGMTFNLRHLGMTLVDQPKGQELSAAAVKRIVATAKASGKKPQKVALKVSPQGIVLYDSLTNKLLENVSIYRISYCTVDKLHDKVFAYIAQNTLNGTLECHAYLCSKRKVAQAVALTVAQAFTVAFELWQVAKEEKGKRVKSGSAGEASNSSDSDRSNSPGSLKGSDAATDNLLDLVDSVNGLETNGNVEEDELDNHRSSETNNNPAWEIEDGLDEAFSRLAVSRTNPQVLDIGVTPQDWLTEPDWDCTNENTPISPFGDDIFGF, from the exons AGCTCCCAGAGAACTGGACTGACACAAGGGAGACAATCCTAGAGGGCATGACCTTTAATCTTCGTCACCTCGGCATGACACTAGTGGACCAGCCCAAGGGTCAGGAGCTATCAGCAGCTGCTGTAAAAAGGATTGTTGCCACG GCTAAAGCCAGTGGGAAGAAGCCTCAGAAGGTTGCTCTTAAGGTTTCCCCTCAAGGAATAGTCTTGTACGACAGTTTGACCAATAAACTCCTGGAAAATGTCTCCATATACAG GATATCCTACTGCACAGTGGACAAATTGCACGATAAAGTGTTTGCTTATATCGCTCAAAACACCCTCAATGGGACCCTAGAGTGCCACGCCTACCTCTGCTCAAAGAGGAAAGTG GCTCAGGCAGTGGCTTTGACAGTAGCACAAGCTTTCACAGTAGCTTTTGAACTCTGGCAAGTAGCCAAAGAAG AGAAAGGGAAAAGAGTCAAATCTGGTTCAGCAGGAGAGGCCAGCAATAGTTCAGATTCAGACCGATCCAACAGCCCGGGGAGCCTGAAAGGATCGG ATGCTGCTACAGACAACTTGTTGGACCTTGTGGACAGTGTTAATGGGCTGGAGACCAATGGGAATGTAGAAGAGGATGAGCTGGATAACCACAGGTCTTCAGAGACCAATAACAACCCAGCGTGG GAAATAGAAGATGGCTTGGATGAAGCTTTCTCTAG ACTGGCAGTGTCGCGTACTAACCCCCAGGTCCTGGACATTGGGGTGACGCCCCAAGACTGGCTGACCGAACCGGACTGGGACTGCACTAACGAAAACACTCCCATCAGCCCGTTTGGCGACGACATCTTCGGCTTCTGA
- the ldlrap1a gene encoding low density lipoprotein receptor adapter protein 1a isoform X2: protein MDALRSAGRAIIRSPSMAKQSWTAGRHRKLPENWTDTRETILEGMTFNLRHLGMTLVDQPKGQELSAAAVKRIVATAKASGKKPQKVALKVSPQGIVLYDSLTNKLLENVSIYRISYCTVDKLHDKVFAYIAQNTLNGTLECHAYLCSKRKVAQAVALTVAQAFTVAFELWQVAKEEKGKRVKSGSAGEASNSSDSDRSNSPGSLKGSDAATDNLLDLVDSVNGLETNGNVEEDELDNHRSSETNNNPAWEIEDGLDEAFSSCALDSYGSFTDWQCRVLTPRSWTLG, encoded by the exons AGCTCCCAGAGAACTGGACTGACACAAGGGAGACAATCCTAGAGGGCATGACCTTTAATCTTCGTCACCTCGGCATGACACTAGTGGACCAGCCCAAGGGTCAGGAGCTATCAGCAGCTGCTGTAAAAAGGATTGTTGCCACG GCTAAAGCCAGTGGGAAGAAGCCTCAGAAGGTTGCTCTTAAGGTTTCCCCTCAAGGAATAGTCTTGTACGACAGTTTGACCAATAAACTCCTGGAAAATGTCTCCATATACAG GATATCCTACTGCACAGTGGACAAATTGCACGATAAAGTGTTTGCTTATATCGCTCAAAACACCCTCAATGGGACCCTAGAGTGCCACGCCTACCTCTGCTCAAAGAGGAAAGTG GCTCAGGCAGTGGCTTTGACAGTAGCACAAGCTTTCACAGTAGCTTTTGAACTCTGGCAAGTAGCCAAAGAAG AGAAAGGGAAAAGAGTCAAATCTGGTTCAGCAGGAGAGGCCAGCAATAGTTCAGATTCAGACCGATCCAACAGCCCGGGGAGCCTGAAAGGATCGG ATGCTGCTACAGACAACTTGTTGGACCTTGTGGACAGTGTTAATGGGCTGGAGACCAATGGGAATGTAGAAGAGGATGAGCTGGATAACCACAGGTCTTCAGAGACCAATAACAACCCAGCGTGG GAAATAGAAGATGGCTTGGATGAAGCTTTCTCTAG CTGTGCTCTGGATAGCTATGGTTCATTTACAG ACTGGCAGTGTCGCGTACTAACCCCCAGGTCCTGGACATTGGGGTGA